The genome window acaaaaatgtgagatttcgtattttttgccagaagaccgatcacgggtgcgtgtttattttttctttttttttcaagggtgatcgtgtcgatccagtggtcctagaatgtctctagagggctcactctaaccgaaaattaaaagttctagttccctttttaagtgaccaaacaattGGATGGTACTTAGTTTGATTGGAGGGTACCCTCccttgcttattttttcccaaagtcaccgaatcaaaattttgatatagccattttgttaagcatatacgaaaaacctaataactatgtctttggggacgaattactgcCTCACACTCCCCGggaaaggggctgcaagttacaaactttgaccagcgtttacacatagtaatggttattgggaagtttacagacgttttcagggggattttttttctggttgagGGGATGGAGTTACATGGGAGgctctttccatagaggaatttgtcatgggagaagagacttTCCATGAAgcaggcgcaggattttctaacattatttgaaacaaaaagcaatgaaaaaataaacatgaacaagttttttttcaactgaaggagcagcattaaaacttaaaaagaacaaaaattattacgcatatgaggggttcatctcctgcTAAACATTTCGCTCTGTACACTAAAGTAGTTTTagcaatttctactatttattctacggccttgtgattcgtaaagaattgggatttttttttagctttagtgtaaagagcgaggtattaacaagggggtaaaccccctcatatacgtaataaaaacatatgaatatagaagtttgttacgtaagttaattcgtaaattacgtatattttttactgataaaacgttcgtaaaaaattaaaagttctagttacctttttaagtaaccaaaagaatggagggcaactaggcctcctcctcacccctcttttctcaaaatcgtccgatcaaaactaagagaaagctttATAGCCAaccaaaattaatattcaaatttcgttttaattattcatgtgcggagagccagaatcaaaacatgcattaattcaaaaacgttcagaaattaattaaaaaacaagtttttttaactgaaagtaaggagcgacattaaaactcaaaacgaacagaaattacttggtatatgaaagaggctgttcctcaaagccttgctctttacgctaaactttgactctttctctcaactctactttttaaaacagtagaaaacttgagcgtaaatagcagggcattgaggacggaacagcccctttcatatacggagtaatttgtgCTCGTTtagagttttaatgtcgctccttactttcagttaaaaaaaaacttgttttttttttattttattttttttaagctcaaAGACTAAGGCTTATGCATTTATCTTATATTTCAGGCAACATTCAGAAACAAATATTGTGAGTTCCAAGAAGAAGTGATGAATGGATACGTTGTATATAATAGTGCATTCAACGACAGATGGAGTCTAGGATTTTCAAAGAAAGGCTCTCCACAAATCAGCTCCAAACTAAAGAATCCCAAGTGTAAACGCTTTATTAAGTACAATGTAGTGGAAAAGGAGCCAGAAAAGTCAGTACAAACAATGATCGCCGATTTCGTGAATAGtttatttgataaaaacttGCTTCACAAGATTAGTTCAAAAACAGTGTCGGATAAAAAAAAGGACGATTTCTCAGAATCAACGTTTGCGAAGGATGTTTTGGAGCCAGTGTtgccaaaaaaacgaaaagatagGATAGAACGTTGGGTTTCGGGGACAATTAAACACCAAAGAAAGAAGGGAAGTGACAATGTTGCTCAAACTCTGAGAGTGGATGCAAAAACTCGGACTAGAGAGACTGGAGGAAACAGAAGGTTAAAGAAGAAGTATAGGTCAAGATCTGTGAATGGTGATCAGACATGAAAATCTTAGAGTCAATTAAACTAGGCTGGGAAAGATTTATAATACCTTGTAAGGCACAGGGAGAAGCTATAAGGAGAGCGTATTGTGGATATGTTCCAGAAAGAATTAGCCTGTAGTTTTCTAACCGTCTTATTTAACATAAAGCTATTTTATACATTCTTACTAAGTAAAAACATAAGGGaggaaaatttttaacttgttaTTCACTAGTTATTTATTCAGTTATTCGTTTTGTCTGTGATTTCAAATCTAAATTAATAACGAACCTTGGATTTTACCAACATACATATTTGCTCAAAGAACAAATTCATGAAGCACCGCAACCTTTATATTGTTCGTGGGAACTGAgtgaaaatcaaatataaaatgaGTACCGTATCAAAATGCTATAACGCACATATACATAAATATTCCTTATTTCTGTGCTTACAATTCTAATTAAGTGATAAATCTAGAGGTaccccaaaaatattttcctccaTTAAAAATCGGTTTAACGAAATATTGCAAACTCTATCACACGAGGAGCCCTAATCAAAGAGAACGTAAAAGTTAGATATCAAACTTCAACAAAACAATGCATGGCTTATGATTAATGCTACTAAATTATATACAACGGTTCGTTtctctttcatttaaattttatgtaaaaTCTAGAAGTaatttggaaattgaaaaatgcCCCTCTCTTTCCTCCACTCCAACTCAAGGAAAATATCTGAATACGTCTCCACTAGATATACTTTCATTAAATTGctcaattaataaaacaaattcgcAAATTGTTCAATTGATTAATTTGCATCTTTGCGAATCTCGGCATACAAAGTACATTATCAGCATTTATATTAAATGTGAATGATGATTTCAGAAACCTCTATATGAAAGATTGTTATCAATAAAACATCTCCTGTTTGCTCTCTCATTTTCAAGTAAGGCTCAACAATATATGAACCGTTTTGAGTTGGAAAGAAACTAGTGCTATTGTTcatattgtatgtttttttgtgttatgctttagttaaaaaaatataccaatttttggttactgatTATCGAATATATTGGAACTATAAACAAAATAGGAAATTGCTTAAA of Artemia franciscana chromosome 3, ASM3288406v1, whole genome shotgun sequence contains these proteins:
- the LOC136024863 gene encoding uncharacterized protein LOC136024863 isoform X2, with product MNLKRFPIFAVLAEILLILMVARCGFCRPHNLPSQSNRENMPKIRQLMNGCSNKFVYLNGNKPRANGAPNTTEGQLYIKPLNIEGRVSIQSVSTRKFLCFSRKGRPELKATFRNKYCEFQEEVMNGYVVYNSAFNDRWSLGFSKKGSPQISSKLKNPKCKRFIKYNVVEKEPEKSVQTMIADFVNSLFDKNLLHKISSKTVSDKKKDDFSESTFAKDVLEPVLPKKRKDRIERWVSGTIKHQRKKGSDNVAQTLRVDAKTRTRETGGNRRLKKKYRSRSVNGDQT
- the LOC136024863 gene encoding uncharacterized protein LOC136024863 isoform X1, whose protein sequence is MLFDKQRFPIFAVLAEILLILMVARCGFCRPHNLPSQSNRENMPKIRQLMNGCSNKFVYLNGNKPRANGAPNTTEGQLYIKPLNIEGRVSIQSVSTRKFLCFSRKGRPELKATFRNKYCEFQEEVMNGYVVYNSAFNDRWSLGFSKKGSPQISSKLKNPKCKRFIKYNVVEKEPEKSVQTMIADFVNSLFDKNLLHKISSKTVSDKKKDDFSESTFAKDVLEPVLPKKRKDRIERWVSGTIKHQRKKGSDNVAQTLRVDAKTRTRETGGNRRLKKKYRSRSVNGDQT
- the LOC136024863 gene encoding uncharacterized protein LOC136024863 isoform X4 translates to MVARCGFCRPHNLPSQSNRENMPKIRQLMNGCSNKFVYLNGNKPRANGAPNTTEGQLYIKPLNIEGRVSIQSVSTRKFLCFSRKGRPELKATFRNKYCEFQEEVMNGYVVYNSAFNDRWSLGFSKKGSPQISSKLKNPKCKRFIKYNVVEKEPEKSVQTMIADFVNSLFDKNLLHKISSKTVSDKKKDDFSESTFAKDVLEPVLPKKRKDRIERWVSGTIKHQRKKGSDNVAQTLRVDAKTRTRETGGNRRLKKKYRSRSVNGDQT
- the LOC136024863 gene encoding uncharacterized protein LOC136024863 isoform X3, with amino-acid sequence MLIRFPIFAVLAEILLILMVARCGFCRPHNLPSQSNRENMPKIRQLMNGCSNKFVYLNGNKPRANGAPNTTEGQLYIKPLNIEGRVSIQSVSTRKFLCFSRKGRPELKATFRNKYCEFQEEVMNGYVVYNSAFNDRWSLGFSKKGSPQISSKLKNPKCKRFIKYNVVEKEPEKSVQTMIADFVNSLFDKNLLHKISSKTVSDKKKDDFSESTFAKDVLEPVLPKKRKDRIERWVSGTIKHQRKKGSDNVAQTLRVDAKTRTRETGGNRRLKKKYRSRSVNGDQT
- the LOC136024863 gene encoding uncharacterized protein LOC136024863 isoform X5; its protein translation is MIRQLMNGRSNKFVYLNGNTPKANGSPNTTEGQLYIKPLNIEGRVSIQSVSTRKFLCFSRKGRPELKATFRNKYCEFQEEVMNGYVVYNSAFNDRWSLGFSKKGSPQISSKLKNPKCKRFIKYNVVEKEPEKSVQTMIADFVNSLFDKNLLHKISSKTVSDKKKDDFSESTFAKDVLEPVLPKKRKDRIERWVSGTIKHQRKKGSDNVAQTLRVDAKTRTRETGGNRRLKKKYRSRSVNGDQT